One Methanoculleus sp. 7T genomic window carries:
- a CDS encoding molybdopterin biosynthesis protein, whose protein sequence is MVKRYLSVISLTEALALVERSFPAVPGIVRVPVTTGAVGRVTAAPIFARFSVPAIHISAMDGIAARSADTRGASEQHPVTLPDAARVNTGNIVPPGYDAVIMIEDVWVDGETYTIRKSVSPWQHIRPVGEDIAESEMILPSHRRIRPQDVGALANYGVTDIAVLNVRAGLIPTGSELVPAGVMPPPGKVVESNTLMAAAILEEAGAEAHRYPIVPDDYDQIRDAVRRGVAENDILLVSAGSSAGTRDYTADIIRDLGEVLAHGVAIKPGKPVIIGRIDGKPVIGLPGYPLAAATVLREIVLPLLARYGLPVPEPERVSARLTTSLESDIGTDEFVLLSVGRVGDRWVAVPQSRGAGVQMSAVRANGYLQIPAQREGAEAGETVTVRLSVPRTEAEEAVLITGSHDPALDYLADLVRPRSVDIHSTHTGSMGGVLALKKQECHAAPMHLLAPDGTYNTHYLERYMPGADLALLCVAERQQGVISRDGLSFDDLPGRTFINRQKGSGTRMLLDHCLAKRGIDPASIPGYGREVTTHLAVALAVRTGEADAGMGVYSAAKALDLAFVPVATERYELVMHRAMLDDPRIEALVEAVSSDGFKDVLRDLGGYETGETGVLRELQG, encoded by the coding sequence ATGGTAAAACGCTATCTCTCGGTCATATCGCTTACAGAGGCGCTGGCGCTCGTGGAGCGCTCCTTTCCGGCGGTACCGGGGATCGTGCGGGTCCCGGTGACCACCGGGGCGGTCGGGAGGGTCACCGCGGCGCCCATATTCGCCCGGTTCTCGGTCCCCGCCATCCACATCTCGGCGATGGACGGGATTGCGGCGAGAAGCGCCGACACTCGCGGGGCGAGCGAGCAGCACCCGGTGACCCTCCCCGATGCGGCGAGGGTCAACACGGGGAACATCGTCCCGCCCGGCTACGATGCGGTGATCATGATCGAAGACGTCTGGGTCGACGGCGAGACTTACACCATCAGAAAGTCGGTCAGCCCCTGGCAGCACATCCGCCCGGTCGGCGAGGATATCGCGGAGTCGGAGATGATCCTCCCCTCGCACCGCCGGATCCGGCCGCAGGACGTGGGGGCGCTCGCGAATTACGGTGTCACCGACATTGCTGTTCTCAATGTCCGTGCTGGCCTGATTCCCACCGGGAGCGAACTGGTGCCGGCAGGCGTCATGCCGCCGCCGGGGAAGGTGGTGGAGAGCAACACCCTGATGGCCGCGGCGATCCTCGAGGAGGCGGGCGCGGAAGCGCACCGCTACCCGATCGTCCCGGACGACTATGACCAGATCCGGGACGCCGTCCGCCGTGGTGTCGCCGAAAACGACATCCTGCTCGTCTCGGCGGGGTCGTCCGCCGGGACACGGGACTACACCGCCGATATCATCCGAGACCTCGGCGAGGTGCTTGCGCACGGTGTGGCGATCAAGCCCGGAAAACCGGTGATCATCGGCCGGATCGACGGGAAGCCGGTGATCGGCCTCCCGGGCTATCCGCTCGCGGCCGCGACCGTTCTCCGCGAGATTGTCCTGCCGCTCCTCGCACGCTACGGCCTCCCTGTCCCCGAGCCCGAGCGCGTCTCCGCCCGACTGACAACGAGCCTTGAGTCCGATATCGGGACCGACGAGTTCGTCCTCCTCTCGGTGGGGAGGGTCGGCGACCGCTGGGTAGCGGTGCCTCAGTCGCGGGGCGCGGGAGTCCAGATGAGCGCGGTTCGGGCGAACGGCTACCTGCAGATCCCGGCGCAGAGAGAGGGTGCCGAGGCCGGCGAGACGGTGACCGTCAGGCTCTCGGTCCCCCGCACGGAAGCGGAGGAGGCGGTGCTCATCACCGGCAGCCACGACCCGGCACTCGATTATCTGGCCGACCTGGTGAGACCGCGCAGCGTCGATATCCACTCAACTCACACAGGAAGCATGGGCGGAGTGCTCGCGCTGAAGAAACAGGAATGCCACGCGGCACCGATGCACCTTCTCGCACCCGACGGCACCTATAACACTCACTACCTGGAGCGCTACATGCCGGGTGCGGACCTCGCCCTCCTCTGCGTGGCGGAGCGGCAGCAGGGGGTCATCTCCCGCGACGGCCTCTCGTTCGACGACCTTCCGGGGCGGACGTTCATCAACCGGCAGAAGGGGTCGGGGACCCGGATGCTCCTCGATCACTGCCTCGCAAAGCGCGGTATCGACCCGGCATCCATCCCCGGCTACGGGCGTGAGGTGACGACACACCTAGCGGTGGCCCTCGCGGTCCGGACCGGGGAGGCGGACGCGGGGATGGGCGTCTACAGCGCCGCAAAGGCGCTTGATCTGGCGTTCGTTCCGGTGGCGACGGAACGCTACGAACTCGTGATGCACCGCGCGATGCTCGACGACCCCCGGATCGAGGCCTTGGTCGAAGCGGTCTCGTCCGATGGGTTCAAGGATGTCCTCCGGGACCTCGGGGGCTACGAGACGGGCGAGACCGGCGTCCTGCGCGAACTGCAAGGGTGA
- a CDS encoding molybdopterin molybdotransferase MoeA: MSLFLEVVPVGEAVETVRRIAPPPRCEEVPLEEALHRVLAKDVCADVDIPGFDRSTVDGYAVAAADTTGAGEAIPAMLQCRGRVGMGSTDAGSISPGSCRYVPTGGALPEGADAVVMIEHTEQIGDDVLIHRPVAPGENVVSRGEDFRAGQVVLEHGRVLSPRDIGVAAAVGAERVQVVTAPKIGIISTGNELVPVVEVPGPGRVRDANSYLAGSFVMERGCHPVYFGIVRDEREALERAISSALDTCDAVLVSGGSSKDERDNTAAVIADLGEVLVHGIALAPGKPTIIGTARGKPIIGLPGHPASAYVVLVAIVDHLLATIRRTTVSRRTLHARLTQNIPSARGREDYVRVSVKDGEATPVFGKSGLLNTLVRSEGLVRVAASSEGFEVGEEVEVILW, from the coding sequence ATGAGCCTCTTCCTCGAGGTCGTCCCGGTCGGCGAGGCTGTGGAGACGGTGCGGAGGATCGCGCCTCCGCCCCGGTGTGAGGAAGTCCCGCTCGAGGAAGCCCTCCATCGAGTCCTCGCGAAGGATGTCTGCGCCGATGTCGACATCCCGGGGTTCGACCGGTCGACGGTCGACGGTTATGCGGTCGCCGCAGCAGACACCACCGGAGCCGGGGAAGCCATCCCGGCGATGCTCCAATGCCGGGGCCGGGTGGGTATGGGAAGCACGGATGCCGGAAGCATCTCGCCGGGGTCGTGCAGGTACGTCCCCACCGGCGGCGCTCTGCCGGAGGGTGCGGATGCGGTCGTGATGATCGAGCACACCGAGCAGATCGGGGACGACGTCCTGATTCACCGCCCGGTGGCCCCCGGCGAGAACGTGGTCTCCCGGGGCGAGGACTTCCGGGCTGGGCAGGTGGTCTTGGAGCACGGTCGTGTGCTCTCGCCGCGGGACATCGGGGTCGCCGCCGCGGTCGGGGCCGAACGAGTGCAGGTGGTGACGGCACCGAAGATCGGCATCATATCCACGGGAAACGAGCTCGTCCCCGTCGTCGAGGTTCCGGGGCCGGGCAGGGTCCGAGACGCGAACTCCTACCTTGCCGGCTCCTTCGTGATGGAGCGGGGCTGCCATCCGGTCTACTTCGGCATCGTCAGAGATGAGCGGGAGGCGCTCGAGAGAGCGATCTCTTCGGCGCTTGATACGTGCGACGCGGTCTTGGTATCGGGGGGGTCTTCAAAGGACGAGCGGGACAACACTGCGGCGGTCATCGCAGACCTCGGCGAGGTGCTGGTGCACGGGATCGCCCTTGCGCCCGGGAAACCCACCATCATCGGGACGGCACGGGGAAAGCCGATCATCGGGCTCCCCGGGCACCCGGCATCCGCGTATGTCGTGCTCGTCGCCATCGTCGACCATCTGCTCGCGACGATACGCAGGACCACAGTCTCCCGGCGGACCCTCCACGCACGGCTGACGCAGAATATCCCTTCCGCCCGCGGGCGGGAGGACTATGTCCGGGTCAGCGTCAAGGACGGCGAGGCCACGCCGGTCTTCGGGAAGTCCGGCCTCCTCAACACCCTGGTGCGGAGCGAGGGGCTGGTCCGGGTCGCGGCGTCGAGCGAGGGGTTCGAGGTCGGTGAGGAGGTGGAGGTGATCCTATGGTAA
- a CDS encoding tRNA(His) guanylyltransferase Thg1 family protein, whose product MDIKNREIFSNLAIFPPVFVRLDGRAFHRLARALDLEKPFDPKFHASMRAVCRYLLTESGLTPTFAYTFSDEISLYFRTLPFSGRVEKIDSVTAAVAASVLTIELGCSVPLAFDARTIPATGEFAVEYLISRQNEAWRNHINAYCQSALVDEGMSPREAAAALRGMQSDAMHEMMFERGVNLAATPAWQRRGTLLYREECRKEGYNPLTGETVQAVRTCIREPEETPLFSSEEGAALVRSLTGA is encoded by the coding sequence ATGGATATCAAAAACCGCGAGATCTTCTCGAATCTCGCTATCTTCCCCCCCGTTTTTGTCAGGCTCGACGGCCGGGCCTTTCACCGTCTTGCCCGTGCGCTCGACCTTGAAAAGCCGTTCGACCCGAAGTTCCACGCGAGCATGCGGGCGGTCTGCCGCTATCTCCTCACCGAGAGCGGGCTTACTCCCACATTCGCCTACACCTTCTCCGATGAGATCAGCCTCTACTTCCGGACGCTGCCGTTCTCAGGGCGGGTGGAGAAGATCGATTCCGTGACCGCTGCGGTTGCGGCAAGCGTGCTGACGATCGAACTTGGGTGCTCCGTGCCCCTTGCGTTCGATGCCAGGACCATCCCTGCGACGGGGGAGTTTGCGGTCGAGTATCTTATCTCGCGGCAGAACGAGGCGTGGCGGAACCACATCAACGCCTACTGCCAGAGCGCACTGGTCGACGAAGGGATGAGCCCCCGTGAGGCCGCAGCCGCGCTCAGGGGGATGCAGTCGGATGCGATGCACGAGATGATGTTCGAGCGCGGCGTCAACCTGGCGGCAACCCCGGCATGGCAGCGGCGGGGAACGCTCCTCTACCGGGAAGAGTGCAGAAAAGAGGGGTATAATCCCCTGACGGGCGAGACCGTGCAGGCGGTGCGGACCTGCATCCGGGAACCGGAAGAGACCCCTCTCTTCTCCTCAGAAGAGGGAGCGGCCTTGGTCCGGTCACTCACCGGCGCGTGA
- a CDS encoding TIGR00725 family protein: MQIAVIGRGDCSDEEYAAAEAVGRLVAGNRGTVCCGGLGGVMEAACRGAKEAGGTTVGILPDVGEGNPYLDVVVRTGMGHARNVILVNSADAVIAVGGGYGTLSEIAVALKTGKPVFGLGTWKIEGVTACSTPEEAVTLAVRAGRRSRPSRSPRGPGGHP; encoded by the coding sequence ATGCAGATTGCAGTCATCGGGAGAGGGGACTGCTCAGACGAAGAGTATGCGGCGGCGGAGGCCGTCGGCCGCCTCGTCGCCGGCAACCGCGGGACCGTCTGTTGCGGCGGCCTCGGCGGGGTGATGGAGGCCGCCTGCAGGGGCGCGAAGGAGGCGGGCGGTACGACGGTCGGCATCCTCCCGGACGTCGGGGAGGGCAACCCCTACCTCGACGTGGTGGTCCGCACCGGCATGGGCCATGCGAGGAACGTCATCCTGGTCAACTCCGCTGACGCGGTGATCGCCGTCGGCGGGGGCTACGGCACGCTCTCGGAGATCGCAGTCGCCCTCAAGACGGGAAAACCCGTCTTCGGCCTTGGGACTTGGAAAATAGAGGGGGTGACGGCCTGCTCGACGCCTGAAGAGGCGGTCACCCTTGCAGTTCGCGCAGGACGCCGGTCTCGCCCGTCTCGTAGCCCCCGAGGTCCCGGAGGACATCCTTGA
- the ileS gene encoding isoleucine--tRNA ligase: protein MKEVTSSYNPRDIETAVQDYWKKENIYARVQALRKDGKAFFFVDGPPYTTGHIHLGTAWNKIIKDAILRYHRMRGANVIERAGYDMHGLPIEVKVEHQLGFTSKKDIEEYGIAEFIEQCRTFALTHMEIMSDQFRRLGIWLDFENPYQTIKEDYIESAWWTLKRADERGLLERGHRVVNWCPRCETAIADSEVEYWDETDPSIFVKFPIVGRENEYLVIWTTTPWTLPANVAVAVNPAFTYARVQAKKDGDEETLWIAEELIESVLKMGRYQEYAVLERVSGGDLIGTEYTSPLADLVPRQKEIRHRVVAADYVELENTGLVHIAPGHGWDDYLVGIREGLEVFCPVDAGGCFTPAAGAFADMYVRDANDVIIEALGDFLLARRTITHRYGHCWRCKTPIIYRATAQWFLKATEIRDSMLDEIARVKWYPEWAGSARFHDFVKESRDWCISRQRYWGIPIPVWHCERCDEYTVIGTIAELEERSGVKVTDPHRPYVDAITIPCSCGGEMHRVADIFDVWFDSAVASWATLGFPREREAFDRYWPADFITEGQDQTRGWFYSQLGASNVAFGRAPYKSVLMHGFALDAEGRKMSKSIGNVVTPEEVMNQFGVDVLRFYVLWANAPWDDMKFNWDGVKTIHRTLNILWNVYRFPLPYMILDAFRPASADGERWDETFVRTHISEMPEEDRWIVSRVNTLARTITGDMQEYHLHRETRALAAFILEDLSRWYVQLVRPRMWLEEDSPEKRYAYETSYYVMRRLIALLAPFAPHITEEIYRNLRLAGDPESVHMLDWPEADDSLIDAHLEAEMEVIRSFDDAVATARQAGKRKLRWPIGETMVVTGSGEVKAALEDLNDLALTRANARSVKVALGTWDRILWQAEPVMRAIGPEFGREGPKVKALIEQADGTALKAAIEREGKAELDGYEIAARHVTFAEALPEGVFAAPMKDATVYVDVTLTPALEAEGYAREVIRRIQEMRRQLDLNVDDFIVAAVNVNDERVAALIGVEEWKKEIAEEVRAAALTVRYTDGKKPAGPFALEKDWDVEGVQMQMGISRAGE, encoded by the coding sequence GTGAAAGAAGTCACCAGCAGTTACAACCCGCGTGACATCGAAACAGCAGTCCAGGATTACTGGAAGAAAGAGAATATCTATGCACGCGTCCAAGCGCTGCGCAAGGATGGAAAAGCGTTCTTTTTTGTCGACGGGCCGCCGTACACCACCGGCCACATCCACCTCGGCACCGCTTGGAATAAGATCATAAAAGACGCCATCCTCCGGTATCACCGGATGCGGGGCGCGAACGTCATCGAGCGGGCCGGCTACGACATGCACGGTCTCCCCATCGAGGTGAAGGTGGAGCACCAGCTCGGGTTCACCTCCAAGAAGGATATTGAGGAGTACGGTATCGCCGAGTTTATCGAGCAGTGCCGGACGTTTGCGTTGACGCACATGGAGATCATGAGCGACCAGTTCCGGCGGCTCGGGATCTGGCTCGACTTCGAGAACCCCTATCAGACCATCAAAGAGGACTACATCGAATCGGCATGGTGGACGCTCAAGCGGGCCGATGAGCGCGGGCTCCTCGAGCGCGGCCACCGGGTCGTGAACTGGTGCCCCAGGTGCGAGACGGCGATCGCCGACTCCGAGGTGGAGTATTGGGACGAGACCGACCCCTCCATCTTCGTCAAGTTCCCCATCGTCGGGCGCGAGAACGAGTATCTCGTGATCTGGACGACGACGCCGTGGACCCTTCCCGCAAACGTGGCGGTGGCGGTCAACCCCGCGTTCACCTACGCCCGGGTGCAGGCGAAGAAGGACGGCGACGAAGAGACCCTCTGGATCGCCGAAGAACTCATCGAGTCGGTCCTGAAGATGGGTAGGTATCAGGAGTACGCGGTCCTCGAGCGGGTCTCGGGGGGCGATCTGATCGGGACGGAGTATACATCGCCGCTCGCCGACCTCGTGCCGCGCCAGAAAGAGATCCGGCACCGAGTCGTGGCGGCCGACTATGTCGAACTCGAAAACACCGGGCTCGTCCACATCGCCCCCGGACACGGGTGGGACGACTACCTCGTCGGCATCAGGGAGGGGCTCGAGGTCTTCTGCCCGGTCGACGCCGGCGGGTGCTTCACCCCGGCAGCCGGTGCGTTTGCCGACATGTACGTCAGAGACGCGAACGACGTCATCATCGAAGCGCTTGGCGATTTCCTCCTCGCTCGGCGGACGATCACCCACCGCTACGGCCACTGCTGGCGGTGCAAGACCCCCATCATCTACCGGGCGACGGCGCAGTGGTTCCTGAAAGCCACGGAGATCCGCGACTCGATGCTTGACGAGATCGCAAGGGTGAAGTGGTACCCCGAGTGGGCGGGGAGCGCCCGGTTCCATGATTTCGTCAAAGAATCCCGCGACTGGTGCATCTCCCGGCAGCGTTACTGGGGCATCCCCATCCCGGTCTGGCACTGCGAGCGGTGCGATGAATACACCGTCATCGGCACCATCGCCGAACTCGAGGAGCGGTCGGGCGTAAAGGTCACCGACCCCCACCGCCCTTACGTGGATGCGATCACCATCCCGTGCTCCTGCGGCGGAGAGATGCACCGGGTGGCCGATATCTTCGATGTCTGGTTCGACTCGGCGGTCGCGTCGTGGGCGACCCTCGGGTTCCCGAGAGAGCGCGAGGCGTTCGACCGCTACTGGCCGGCGGACTTCATCACCGAAGGACAGGACCAGACCCGGGGCTGGTTCTACTCCCAGCTCGGGGCGAGCAACGTGGCGTTCGGCCGCGCCCCCTACAAAAGCGTCCTGATGCACGGATTCGCGCTGGATGCCGAAGGGCGCAAGATGAGCAAGAGCATCGGCAACGTCGTGACGCCCGAAGAAGTGATGAACCAGTTCGGCGTCGACGTCCTCCGGTTCTACGTCCTCTGGGCAAACGCCCCCTGGGACGACATGAAGTTCAACTGGGACGGCGTGAAGACGATCCACCGGACACTCAACATCCTCTGGAATGTCTACCGGTTCCCGCTCCCGTACATGATCCTGGATGCGTTCCGGCCGGCATCCGCAGACGGCGAGCGGTGGGACGAAACGTTTGTCCGGACTCATATCAGCGAGATGCCGGAGGAGGACCGCTGGATCGTCTCTCGGGTGAACACCCTCGCCCGGACGATCACCGGGGATATGCAGGAGTACCACCTCCACCGGGAGACGCGGGCGCTCGCCGCCTTCATCCTCGAAGACCTCTCCCGTTGGTACGTGCAACTCGTCCGGCCCCGGATGTGGCTCGAAGAGGACTCGCCGGAGAAGCGGTATGCCTACGAGACGTCCTACTACGTCATGCGCCGCCTGATAGCGCTTCTCGCACCGTTCGCGCCTCATATCACCGAGGAGATCTACCGGAACCTCCGCCTTGCAGGAGACCCGGAGAGCGTCCACATGCTCGACTGGCCGGAAGCGGACGACTCCCTGATCGACGCGCACCTGGAGGCCGAGATGGAGGTTATCAGGTCGTTTGACGATGCGGTCGCTACCGCCCGGCAGGCAGGTAAGCGGAAACTCCGCTGGCCGATCGGGGAGACCATGGTGGTCACCGGGAGCGGCGAGGTGAAGGCAGCCCTCGAAGACCTAAACGACCTCGCCCTGACCCGGGCGAACGCCCGGTCGGTCAAGGTCGCCCTCGGGACGTGGGACCGGATCCTCTGGCAGGCAGAGCCGGTTATGCGGGCCATCGGCCCGGAGTTCGGCAGGGAAGGCCCGAAGGTCAAAGCGCTGATCGAACAGGCGGACGGAACCGCCCTGAAGGCCGCCATCGAGCGGGAAGGAAAAGCCGAACTCGACGGCTACGAGATCGCTGCGCGCCATGTCACCTTCGCGGAGGCCCTCCCCGAGGGCGTCTTCGCCGCCCCCATGAAGGACGCGACGGTCTACGTGGACGTCACCCTCACGCCGGCGCTTGAGGCCGAGGGCTATGCCCGCGAGGTGATCCGGAGGATTCAGGAGATGCGCCGTCAGCTCGACCTGAACGTCGACGACTTCATCGTTGCGGCCGTGAACGTCAACGACGAGCGGGTTGCCGCGCTCATCGGGGTAGAGGAGTGGAAGAAGGAGATCGCCGAGGAGGTTCGGGCGGCAGCCCTCACCGTCCGCTACACCGACGGGAAGAAGCCGGCGGGACCCTTTGCGCTTGAGAAGGACTGGGATGTGGAAGGCGTGCAGATGCAGATGGGCATCTCACGCGCCGGTGAGTGA
- a CDS encoding D-aminoacyl-tRNA deacylase — protein sequence MRIALIHSKQDVAGVNIRHHLEALLAEGGGWPLGALHTLTFHEVDGRLIYQDRIDEAVDADLIIFISRHSSAQPTPALTVHVTGNYDTADLGGEPGALAPAAPAWMHAVLRNLAARAPEGYRVSYEVTHHGPTALSTPSLFVEIGSTATEWADPAAGRAVAESILSAAPGETINLIGFGGTHYAVWQTEIALASRGAFGHIAPARQAAALGPDLIRRMQEASRAVAAYIDKKSLPSEETERIERMLDDAGVIHLSESEILEIGDLEWATYLRVRDLAEEIAPGSRIHIHGLAGHGTPVPVRVVPDLVEETVKINKDGFLEALEEFPVAHLSKGSTEVLPTFIAFENGSSRLASDITTLCVKLLLICENAVIDGDHLVLRKVRFDPEKARRYGVPKGPLFAMLAGGKAVEIEGRRITPDAVQTTSAKRIHIPGLERNT from the coding sequence ATGCGGATCGCGCTCATACATTCAAAACAGGACGTTGCGGGGGTAAACATCCGGCATCACCTCGAAGCCCTGCTTGCGGAGGGCGGGGGATGGCCGCTTGGGGCCCTGCACACGTTGACGTTCCACGAGGTCGACGGGCGGCTGATCTACCAAGACCGGATCGATGAGGCGGTCGATGCCGATCTGATCATCTTTATCTCGCGGCACTCGAGTGCGCAGCCGACGCCCGCCCTGACCGTGCACGTGACCGGCAACTACGATACCGCCGACCTCGGCGGGGAACCGGGAGCGCTCGCCCCGGCGGCGCCTGCGTGGATGCATGCCGTCCTGCGAAATCTCGCCGCCCGAGCTCCGGAGGGCTACCGTGTCTCCTACGAGGTGACGCACCACGGTCCGACGGCCCTCTCCACGCCATCCCTCTTCGTCGAGATCGGGTCCACCGCCACCGAGTGGGCCGACCCGGCCGCCGGGAGAGCGGTGGCGGAGAGCATTCTCTCCGCGGCACCGGGGGAGACGATCAACCTCATCGGTTTCGGCGGGACCCACTACGCGGTGTGGCAGACCGAGATTGCCCTCGCATCAAGGGGAGCCTTCGGCCACATCGCGCCGGCCCGGCAAGCAGCCGCCCTTGGCCCCGACCTCATCAGGCGGATGCAGGAGGCGAGCCGTGCCGTGGCGGCCTATATCGACAAGAAATCGCTTCCTTCCGAGGAGACCGAGCGGATCGAGCGGATGCTTGACGACGCCGGGGTCATCCACCTCTCCGAGTCGGAGATCCTCGAGATCGGGGACCTCGAGTGGGCCACCTATCTTCGGGTCAGGGACCTCGCGGAAGAGATCGCTCCCGGATCACGCATCCATATTCACGGCCTCGCAGGGCACGGAACACCCGTTCCCGTCCGGGTAGTACCGGATCTTGTCGAAGAAACCGTAAAAATTAATAAGGATGGTTTTCTCGAAGCCCTTGAAGAATTTCCGGTTGCCCACCTCTCAAAAGGGTCGACGGAAGTCTTACCGACGTTCATCGCCTTCGAGAATGGGTCCTCCCGACTCGCAAGTGATATAACTACCTTATGTGTAAAACTCTTACTTATCTGTGAAAACGCTGTTATCGACGGTGATCACCTCGTCCTTCGGAAGGTGCGGTTCGACCCTGAGAAGGCGCGCAGATATGGGGTTCCGAAAGGGCCGCTCTTTGCCATGCTTGCCGGTGGGAAAGCGGTTGAGATTGAGGGGCGGAGGATCACACCCGATGCAGTGCAGACAACCAGCGCAAAGAGGATACATATCCCGGGATTGGAGAGAAACACATGA
- a CDS encoding CBS domain-containing protein — protein sequence MDASLQIGNLAGIPVKLHWSFLLVIPLFAWIIGSQIVLTTELIAALFGVPIDMRLIVAGFNPYILGTVVALGLFVGVFIHEMAHSLIAKAKGIKIHSITLLILGGVSQMEETMPDPKIELPMALAGPLTSLAVGLISGALVYVFDLAVPDPAIAGVLIFVFGYLGLLNILLFGFNLLPAFPMDGGRVLRAWLARRMPLSRATRIAADVGRGFAVLFGIIGFLLLNPILIIIAFFIYIGANQEATYLRYNILLQDVTVADAMNSPVVTVEPTTPLSRVVEMMYETKHLGFPVVERGALVGIIALADVHKVTPIDREAMQVRDVMTRNPTTLPPSAPLLDALRVMSSLDIGRIPVVADGMLVGIVTRTDVLRVMELREEM from the coding sequence ATGGACGCCTCGCTGCAGATTGGAAACCTGGCCGGGATTCCGGTCAAATTGCACTGGAGTTTCCTCCTGGTTATCCCGCTCTTCGCCTGGATCATCGGGAGCCAGATTGTGCTCACGACCGAGTTGATCGCGGCTCTCTTCGGTGTCCCGATCGATATGAGACTGATTGTGGCGGGGTTCAACCCCTACATCCTCGGGACCGTCGTCGCGCTCGGCCTCTTTGTCGGCGTCTTCATCCACGAAATGGCCCACTCGCTCATCGCCAAAGCGAAGGGGATCAAGATCCACAGCATCACGCTCCTCATCCTCGGCGGTGTCTCCCAGATGGAGGAGACCATGCCGGACCCGAAGATAGAACTCCCCATGGCGCTTGCGGGCCCGCTCACGAGCCTCGCCGTCGGCCTGATCAGCGGTGCCTTGGTGTATGTCTTCGATCTCGCCGTCCCCGACCCGGCAATCGCCGGGGTCCTGATCTTCGTCTTCGGATACTTGGGTCTCTTGAATATCCTGCTCTTCGGGTTCAACCTCCTCCCGGCGTTCCCCATGGACGGAGGGCGCGTGCTTCGGGCGTGGCTCGCGCGGAGGATGCCGCTCTCACGCGCGACACGGATCGCCGCCGACGTCGGAAGGGGGTTTGCCGTCCTCTTCGGGATCATCGGGTTCCTGCTCCTCAACCCCATCCTGATCATCATCGCCTTCTTCATCTACATCGGGGCGAACCAAGAGGCCACCTACCTGCGCTACAACATCCTGCTCCAGGACGTCACGGTAGCGGATGCGATGAACTCCCCGGTCGTCACCGTGGAGCCGACGACGCCGCTCTCCCGTGTGGTCGAGATGATGTACGAGACGAAGCACCTCGGGTTTCCGGTGGTGGAACGGGGGGCGCTCGTCGGGATCATCGCCCTCGCGGACGTCCACAAGGTCACGCCGATCGACCGGGAGGCCATGCAGGTGCGGGACGTCATGACCCGGAACCCGACCACCCTCCCGCCGTCGGCACCGCTCCTCGACGCATTGAGGGTCATGTCGAGTCTGGATATCGGGAGGATCCCGGTGGTCGCGGACGGCATGCTGGTCGGGATCGTCACCCGGACGGACGTGCTCCGGGTGATGGAGTTACGGGAGGAGATGTAG
- a CDS encoding PRC-barrel domain-containing protein — MRTQITELFGLSVYTDKAVFVGNVDDVVIDVDQKKIDSLAVGELNPEIGEVKGYSGLQIPFRIIKSIGDIVIVRHIPGIFRSPAKEE, encoded by the coding sequence ATGAGAACGCAGATCACAGAGCTGTTTGGACTGAGCGTCTACACCGACAAGGCCGTCTTTGTCGGGAACGTTGATGATGTCGTGATCGATGTGGATCAGAAGAAGATCGACTCCCTCGCAGTCGGCGAACTCAACCCCGAGATCGGAGAGGTTAAGGGTTACTCCGGACTCCAGATTCCCTTCCGTATCATAAAGAGCATCGGGGACATCGTGATCGTCCGCCACATCCCCGGAATATTCAGGTCGCCGGCAAAAGAGGAATAA